A genomic region of Fusarium falciforme chromosome 4, complete sequence contains the following coding sequences:
- a CDS encoding CRAL-TRIO domain-containing protein, producing MRPQLRRILYSNSCRLSSCQQFLRPSQALSSPSFARPPLARSYTTPASFRRISATRYENPSKASLLAPPVATSLSYSARVRIAGATSALTLQRSYTTPSSRSTSDSTRRPLEASSLSSAVVAAAVLAAVLIASVWSATGSTSNSYSQEFDQDIEIMSLQVPPGRPGNLTPEQEEKLRKLWAAIFQLTGVADDDSTGADLLSPKDPEEANPAGGEKKKRFGVFRKGKSGTSTPTEASVEEDKYGQTKHFYDTLANETPESIHHTIWSMVKHDHPDALVLRFLRARKWDVEKALVMLVSTMHWRHNDMRVDDDIMKNGDALAIEDEKNADSPTKQVSADVMAQLRMGKSFLHGTDKNGRPICVVRVRLHKIGAECEQSLERYTVYIIETARMVLEPPVDTACVIFDMTGFSMANMDYAPVKFMIKCFEANYPESLGAVLVHRAPWLFQGIWKVIRGWLDPVVAAKVHFTNNRAELEEFIAPDHLIKELDGDEDWEYKYIEPAAGENDKMKDTETRDRLLAERAEQVKQFEHATREWIRHPDGEKSAEIKGERERISKSLREGYWTLDPYIRARTLYDRQGSIQSGGKTNWYSPVPPAAGTSAATAADDVD from the exons ATGAGGCCACAGCTGAGACGAATCTTGTATTCAAATAGCTGCCGTCTCAGCTCTTGTCAACAGTTCCTACGCCCTTCTCAGGCGCTCTCATCCCCCAGTTTTGCGAGGCCTCCACTGGCCAGATCGTACACAACCCCTGCATCATTCAGGAGAATCTCTGCTACGAGATACGAAAACCCAAGCAAGGCCTCACTTCTCGCCCCACCTGTCGCAACAAGTCTTAGCTACTCTGCGCGTGTCCGCATTGCTGGCGCAACTTCTGCTCTCACCCTTCAGAGGTCTTATACGACTCCCTCTAGCAGATCAACCTCAGATTCAACCAGGCGCCCACTTGAAGCAAGCTCTCTATCCTCAGCTGTTGTAGCTGCGGCTGTACTTGCAGCTGTTCTTATTGCCTCGGTGTGGTCCGCGACAGGCTCAACCAGCAACTCTTATTCCCAAGAATTCGATCAAGACATTGAAATCATGTCTCTCCAAGTCCCCCCCGGTCGACCGGGAAACCTAACTCCTGAgcaagaggagaagcttCGCAAACTATGGGCTGCCATCTTCCAGCTCACCGGTGTGGCCGATGACGACAGTACTGGCGCTGATCTTCTCTCCCCCAAGGACCCAGAGGAGGCTAACCCTGCGGGtggtgagaagaagaagcgatTTGGCGTCTTCCGAAAGGGCAAGTCTGGCACTTCAACTCCCACAGAGGCTTccgtcgaggaggacaagtATGGCCAGACGAAGCACTTCTACGACACCCTGGCCAATGAGACCCCTGAGTCCATCCACCACACCATCTGGAGCATGGTGAAGCATGACCACCCTGACGCTCTCGTCCTGCGCTTCCTCCGCGCACGAAAATGGGACGTGGAGAAGGCTCTGGTGATGTTGGTGTCGACCATGCACTGGAGACACAACGACATGCGTGtggacgacgacatcatgAAGAACGGTGATGCCCTTGCcattgaggatgagaagaatgCCGATTCCCCTACCAAGCAGGTGAGCGCCGACGTCATGGCACAGCTTCGAATGGGCAAGAGTTTCTTGCATGGCACCGACAAGAATGGCCGGCCTATTTGCGTTGTCAGGGTTCGCCTTCACAAGATTGGTGCGGAGTGCGAGCAAAGTCTGGAGAGGTACACAGTCTATATCATTGAGACTGCTCGTATGGTCCTTGAGCCTCCAGTTGACACTGCT TGTGTCATCTTCGATATGACGGGCTTCTCCATGGCTAACATGGACTACGCCCCCGTCAAGTTCATGATCAAGTGTTTCGAGGCCAACTACCCCGAGTCTCTTGGTGCTGTCCTAGTGCACCGCGCCCCCTGGCTGTTCCAAG GTATTTGGAAGGTCATTCGTGGCTGGTTGGACCCTGTCGTTGCGGCCAAGGTTCACTTTACCAACAACCGCGCCGAGCTCGAGGAGTTCATTGCCCCAGACCACCTtatcaaggagctcgacgGCGACGAGGACTGGGAGTACAAGTACATCGAGCCCGCCGCCGGCGAGAACGACAAGATGAAGGACACCGAGACCCGGGACCGCCTGCTCGCCGAGCGCGCCGAGCAGGTCAAGCAGTTTGAGCACGCGACCCGGGAATGGATCCGCCACCCAGACGGCGAGAAGAGCGCCGAGATCAAGGGGGAGCGCGAGAGGATCTCCAAGTCGCTGAGGGAGGGCTACTGGACCCTGGACCCCTACATCCGGGCGAGGACACTCTACGACAGACAGGGTTCTATCCAGAGCGGCGGCAAGACCAACTGGTACTCGCCTGTTCCCCCGGCGGCCGGTACTTCTGCTGCTACGGCTGCTGATGATGTAGACTAG
- a CDS encoding DASH complex subunit DAM1: protein MSGEPLDASVKRSNSRSHTSRPTTPLRPSSRSSFRESARGAGESDAPFPLNAFEPAFAELSDAMADLEANMMHFQLMHESLARFSESFASFMYGLNMNAFCVDFPEGPVPESFRRDRTRQEQPVEAPSRPETDTDMTFMTTDTSFVENPPTTTKSSRFTTPEPRQSRLPSAPGRGASSRGRSTRGVGRGRPSGLARARGRGVR, encoded by the exons ATGTCTGGCGAACCTCTTGACGCCAGCGTCAAGCGCTCAAACTCCCGCTCCCATACCTCGCGTCCCACCACCCCGCTCCGTCCATCGTCGCGCTCGTCCTTCCGAGAGTCTGCCCGCGGTGCAGGAGAAAGCGATGCCCCGTTCCCGCTCAATGCCTTCGAGCCCGCCTTCGCAGAGCTCTCAGACGCTATGGCCGATCTCGAGGCGAACATGATGCACTTCCAGCTCATGCACGAGAGTCTGGCGAGGTTCAGCGAGTCGTTTGCGAGTTTCATGTACGGGCTGAACATGAACGCTTTCTGCGTTGACTTTCCAGAG GGGCCCGTCCCAGAGTCGTTCCGTCGAGATAGGACAAGACAAGAGCAACCAGTCGAAGCTCCCTCGCGGCCGGAGACTGACACCGATATGACATTCAT GACAACGGATACGTCCTTTGTCGAGAACCCACCCACAACCACCAAGTCGTCCAGATTCACCACACCAGAGCCCCGTCAATCCCGTCTTCCCTCAGCGCCTGGTCGGGGAGCATCATCGAGAGGAAGATCCACCCGTGGAGTTGGTCGAGGTCGGCCCAGTGGGCTTGCCAGGGCGCGCGGTAGGGGAGTTAGGTGA
- a CDS encoding Aconitate hydratase, mitochondrial codes for MLATRQVLGNVARSRVLAGAASGIRRLATVSDSPLDKKVRQNLWEENNFINYKKMSENLDIVRARLNRPLTYAEKILYSHLDDPHGQEIERGSSYLKLRPDRVACQDATAQMAILQFMSAGMDAVANPSTVHCDHLIEAQIGGAKDLARAIDINKEVYNFLATACAKYNIGFWRPGSGIIHQIILENYAFPGGLLIGTDSHTPNGGGLGMACIGVGGADAVDVMANLPWELKAPKVIGVKLTGQLNGWTAPKDIILKVADILTVKGGTGAIVEYHGPGTETFSCTGMATICNMGAEIGATTSLFPFNERMYDYLAATKRTEIGEFARSYAHGLRPDEGAEYDQLIEINLSELEPYINGPFTPDLGTPISKFSQAVKDNGWPDELKVGLIGSCTNSSYEDMSRAASIARDALNHGVKAKAAFTVTPGSEQIRATIERDGQLQTFEEFGGMVLANACGPCIGQWDRRDVKKGTPNSIISSYNRNFTGRNDGNPATHSFVASPDMVVALTIAGSLHFNPLTDTLKDKDGKEFKLSPPTGDGLPVRGYDPGQDTYQAPPKDRASVTVDVSPTSDRLQILTPFQPWDGKDAKDLPILIKAKGKTTTDHISMAGPWLKYRGHLDNISNNMLIGAINEANDEANKIYNFTNGEWGAVPAVARDYKAKGIKWVVIGDWNYGEGSSREHAALEPRHLGGLAIITRSFARIHETNLKKQGMLPLTFTDPADYDKIRPDDKVDLLCTKLEVGKPLPMIVHPADGSPSFEIPLSHTFNEPQIEWFKNGSALNTMAKAAKK; via the exons ATGCTTGCTACCCGCCAGGTTCTGGGCAATGTCGCCCGGAGCCGCGTCCTCGCGGGCGCCGCCTCTGGCATTCGCCGCCTGGCGACTGTCTCTGACAGCCCTCTCGACAAGAAG GTCCGCCAGAATCTTTGGGAGGAGAACAACTTCATCAACTACAAGAAGATGTCCGAGAACCTCGACATCGTCCGCGCCCGCCTTAACCGACCCCTGACCTACGCCGAGAAGATTCTGTACTCTCACTTGGATGATCCCCATGGCCAGGAGATCGAGCGTGGCAGCTCTTACCTCAAGCTCCGACCTGACCGTGTTGCTTGCCAGGATGCCACCGCCCAGATGGCCATCCTTCAGTTCATGTCCGCTGGCATGGACGCCGTTGCCAACCCCTCCACCGTCCACTGCGATCACTTGATCGAGGCCCAGATTGGTGGTGCCAAGGATCTTGCCCGTGCTATCGACATCAACAAGGAGGTCTACAACTTCCTTGCTACTGCTTGTGCCAAGTACAACATTGGTTTCTGGCGCCCCGGCTCCGGTATCATTCACCAGATTATTCTCGAGAACTACGCTTTCCCCGGTGGTCTCCTCATCGGAACTGACTCCCACACTCCCAACGGTGGTGGTCTTGGTATGGCCTGCATTGGTGTCGGTGGTGCTGATGCTGTCGATGTCATGGCCAACCTTCCCTGGGAGCTGAAGGCCCCCAAGGTCATCGGTGTTAAGCTGACTGGTCAGCTCAACGGCTGGACTGCCCCCAAGG ACATTATCCTGAAGGTCGCCGATATTCTCACCGTCAAGGGTGGCACTGGTGCCATTGTTGAGTACCATGGACCTGGAACTGAGACCTTCTCTTGTACTGGCATGGCAACCATCTGCAACAT GGGTGCTGAGATCGGTGCCACCACTTCCCTCTTCCCCTTCAACGAGCGTATGTACGACTACCTTGCCGCCACCAAGCGAACCGAGATCGGAGAGTTTGCCCGCTCTTACGCCCACGGCCTCCGACCTGACGAGGGTGCCGAGTACGACCAGCTGATTGAGATCAACCTTTCCGAGCTCGAGCCCTACATCAACGGTCCCTTCACCCCCGATCTGGGAACCCCCATCTCCAAGTTCAGCCAGGCTGTCAAGGACAACGGCTGGCCCGATGAGCTCAAGGTCGGTCTGATTGGCTCTTGCACCAACTCCTCTTACGAGGATATGTCCCGCGCTGCCTCCATCGCCCGTGATGCCCTCAACCACGGTGTCAAGGCTAAGGCTGCCTTCACTGTCACCCCTGGTTCTGAGCAGATTCGCGCTACCATTGAGCGTGACGGTCAGCTCCAGACCTTCGAGGAGTTCGGTGGTATGGTTCTCGCCAACGCTTGCGGTCCCTGCATTGGTCAGTGGGACCGACGCGATGTCAAGAAGGGCACCCCCAACTCTATCATCTCCTCCTACAACCGTAACTTCACTGGCCGAAACGACGGTAACCCCGCCACCCACTCCTTCGTCGCCTCCCCCGACATGGTCGTCGCCCTGACCATTGCCGGTTCCCTCCACTTCAACCCCCTCACCGACaccctcaaggacaaggacggcaaggagtTCAAGCTCTCTCCTCCCACCGGTGACGGTCTCCCCGTTCGCGGCTACGACCCCGGCCAGGACACTTACCAGGCTCCCCCCAAGGACCGTGCCAGTGTCACTGTCGATGTCTCCCCCACCTCCGACCGTCTCCAGATCCTTACCCCCTTCCAGCCTTGGGACGGCAAGGATGCCAAGGATCTCCCTatcctcatcaaggccaagggcaagaccaCCACTGATCACATCTCCATGGCCGGTCCCTGGCTCAAGTACCGTGGTCACCTTGAcaacatctccaacaacATGTTGATCGGTGCCATCAACGAGGCCAACGATGAGGCCAACAAGATCTACAACTTCACCAACGGCGAGTGGGGTGCCGTTCCCGCCGTCGCTCGTGActacaaggccaagggcatcaagtGGGTTGTCATTGGTGACTGGAACTACGGCGAGGGTTCTTCCCGAGAGCACGCCGCTCTTGAGCCCCGTCACCTTGGTGGTCTTGCCATCATTACCCGATCTTTCGCCCGTATCCACGAGACCAACCTGAAGAAGCAGGGCATGCTGCCCCTGACCTTCACTGACCCCGCTGACTATGACAAGATCCGCCCTGATGACAAG GTCGACCTCCTCTGCACCAAGCTCGAGGTTGGCAAGCCTCTCCCCATGATTGTCCACCCCGCCGATGGCAGCCCCTCTTTCGAGATCCCTCTGTCCCACACCTTCAACGAGCCCCAGATTGAGTGGTTCAAGAATGGCTCtgccctcaacaccatggccaaggccgccaagaagTAA